One genomic segment of Arthrobacter sp. zg-Y1110 includes these proteins:
- a CDS encoding AAA family ATPase — MESVSLVAGLIGRTELLDDLCSALAAGGAGAVILGQPGAGKTAVLHAVADRLRADFHIIPVRGTAIAAGTPYGALAYLISGLPEGAEQDPLQLLQELSRSFDAEARENRVLVTVDNADRLDRFSIMVLSQLLRRGKIAVLAAASIDWETDHELVGLWSEGLLERVDLELLTERQTRQLMQELLGGPVSSLAAGTMWKETLGSPRLIRLMTGAQVRSGTLVRREAVWVRTAPFVRTGEVSEVFDTVLDRLGAHERRLVEVLALCVSLPLSSVLELVPATAVEALEEQQIISVGGNPPSVRLGGGNPGSVIAASMAPGRRRELWEDVGVRIDPTDMDGEELTGFLGWALSCGEEIRPADALRAARAANDRADAAAALRFVRAVAPKTPGQEMVLEEVRALHSVGHLDKVLRVFREAEPRLASEKRSSFVPLMLLYSYTLARVPGSGDPQEALAAVEESCPAEGESPELEAALVLARSALAADGGRLPLVPERLTSLAGDGKLGQATRMQAAALSAHVLALAGRTDEALHILDQLGPPENYAVNGGNAGEACTRIFDTYVLSGELDRAATFVEAFDATGVRPSYQGSAGELAVAVLAAWQGQEGMARDALTGAIGQLRVHDPQDMLPLARTLTAYIHRERRPEAAELLRQAAAGRQSPSYFRGFLLRYFSILSDGDDGIRCGRLRAEAASAHAAGYAAPALLFLSAAVRAGDRDAAADVIRVSKDVSGRFSERMADFAAGLLNDDPVRLVAAAKGFLDCGQYLLSRDAARAVEHSLAECSADERKRLARTAREVANASMRRMEHSGGRAETLAELSEFEADLAHRAVTMATTTQIARELNLSPRTIEWHLGKIFAKLHVSGRIELSEILA; from the coding sequence ATGGAAAGTGTTTCACTTGTCGCCGGGCTGATCGGGCGAACTGAGCTTCTTGACGATCTGTGTTCGGCACTTGCTGCCGGCGGAGCCGGAGCCGTCATCCTCGGTCAACCCGGCGCCGGGAAAACTGCCGTGCTGCACGCCGTAGCCGACCGCCTGCGCGCAGACTTCCATATAATTCCGGTCCGCGGTACGGCCATCGCCGCCGGGACTCCTTACGGAGCCTTGGCCTATCTCATAAGCGGCCTGCCCGAAGGCGCGGAGCAGGATCCGCTCCAGCTGCTGCAGGAACTTAGCCGCTCCTTTGACGCCGAGGCACGGGAAAACCGCGTGCTGGTCACGGTGGACAACGCGGATCGGCTGGATCGGTTTTCCATCATGGTGCTGTCCCAGTTGCTTCGGCGGGGAAAGATTGCCGTGCTGGCGGCGGCGTCCATCGACTGGGAAACGGACCATGAGCTGGTGGGCCTTTGGAGCGAAGGGCTGCTGGAACGGGTCGACCTTGAACTGCTTACCGAGCGGCAGACCCGCCAGCTGATGCAGGAATTGCTCGGGGGACCCGTTTCCTCCCTTGCCGCAGGCACAATGTGGAAGGAAACACTGGGCAGCCCCCGGCTCATCCGGCTCATGACAGGTGCACAGGTGCGCTCCGGAACCCTGGTGCGGCGGGAAGCCGTATGGGTCCGGACCGCCCCCTTCGTCCGCACCGGCGAGGTCAGCGAGGTTTTCGACACCGTGCTGGACCGGCTGGGTGCACACGAACGCCGGCTGGTCGAGGTCCTGGCACTGTGCGTCAGCCTGCCTCTGTCCAGCGTCCTGGAGCTGGTACCGGCAACCGCCGTCGAGGCACTCGAAGAGCAGCAGATTATCTCTGTTGGCGGCAATCCGCCGTCAGTGCGGCTCGGAGGTGGAAATCCGGGGTCAGTGATAGCGGCGAGCATGGCGCCCGGCCGGAGGCGGGAACTGTGGGAAGACGTGGGAGTCCGGATTGACCCAACGGACATGGACGGCGAGGAACTGACCGGGTTCCTGGGCTGGGCCCTGTCCTGCGGCGAGGAGATTCGTCCGGCGGACGCCCTCCGCGCCGCACGTGCGGCCAACGACCGTGCGGATGCAGCGGCCGCGCTCCGGTTTGTCCGGGCGGTGGCCCCGAAAACGCCCGGCCAGGAAATGGTTCTTGAAGAGGTCCGCGCCCTGCACAGTGTGGGCCATCTCGACAAAGTACTCCGCGTCTTCCGCGAAGCCGAGCCCCGCTTGGCCTCGGAGAAGCGCTCCAGCTTCGTGCCGTTGATGCTGCTTTACAGCTATACCCTGGCCCGTGTTCCCGGATCGGGAGACCCGCAGGAGGCGCTTGCCGCGGTTGAGGAGTCATGCCCGGCAGAAGGGGAATCGCCGGAGCTGGAAGCGGCGCTGGTCTTGGCCCGCAGCGCACTGGCTGCGGACGGGGGGCGCCTTCCGCTGGTCCCGGAGCGGCTCACCAGCCTCGCCGGGGACGGGAAACTGGGGCAGGCCACCCGGATGCAGGCAGCCGCGTTGTCCGCCCATGTCCTCGCCCTGGCCGGGCGGACCGATGAAGCACTGCACATCCTCGACCAGCTGGGGCCGCCGGAGAATTACGCGGTCAATGGCGGGAACGCCGGGGAAGCATGCACCCGCATATTCGATACCTATGTCCTTTCGGGCGAGCTGGACCGGGCTGCCACGTTCGTCGAGGCCTTCGACGCGACCGGGGTCCGCCCTTCCTACCAGGGCAGCGCAGGTGAACTGGCCGTGGCCGTCCTGGCTGCCTGGCAAGGACAGGAGGGCATGGCCCGGGATGCGCTAACCGGCGCTATCGGGCAGCTCCGCGTCCACGACCCGCAAGACATGCTTCCCCTGGCCCGAACCCTGACGGCCTATATCCATCGTGAGCGGCGCCCGGAAGCCGCCGAGCTGCTTCGGCAGGCAGCCGCCGGCAGGCAATCTCCCAGTTACTTCCGGGGGTTCCTGCTCCGCTATTTCTCTATCCTGTCCGATGGTGACGACGGAATCCGCTGCGGACGCCTGCGCGCCGAAGCTGCGTCCGCACACGCGGCAGGGTACGCGGCACCGGCGCTGTTGTTCCTGTCTGCAGCTGTGCGGGCCGGTGACAGGGACGCTGCCGCCGATGTCATCAGGGTATCCAAGGACGTGAGCGGAAGGTTCAGCGAGCGGATGGCGGACTTCGCTGCCGGTTTGCTTAACGATGATCCGGTCCGGCTGGTCGCTGCGGCAAAGGGGTTCCTCGACTGCGGGCAGTACCTGCTCTCACGGGATGCCGCCAGGGCTGTCGAGCACAGCCTGGCAGAGTGCAGCGCAGATGAGCGGAAAAGACTGGCAAGAACCGCCCGTGAAGTGGCAAATGCGAGCATGCGCCGCATGGAGCATTCCGGCGGCCGCGCAGAAACGCTGGCAGAACTGAGTGAATTCGAGGCAGATCTTGCGCATCGGGCGGTTACGATGGCCACCACCACGCAGATAGCCAGGGAACTGAACCTGTCTCCCCGAACCATCGAGTGGCACTTGGGAAAGATCTTCGCGAAGCTCCATGTCTCCGGCCGTATCGAGCTCTCCGAGATCCTGGCCTAG
- a CDS encoding LuxR family transcriptional regulator: MNARSLTGRDTVLASVLQSLRRPAGHGAAVAAEAGLGKTALATAAVQEMQAEMPVYWVYSSPALKSVPYGALAALLPDLAQGQTGSALAVMRALMARIIPQAPADGAPAVLPGPAPLVVVDDAHDIDGPSFDLLVQLLDARHIRLLVLTRTFQDISGVLPHVWDGQVTRHHLLPLDELEVLQLCQQELQGQVSTTAAVELARLTGGNPMYLLALLDEAVRSGFLVQRQGIWGTTDSETPVGGRVGDLVKAQIRGLGPEDRTALEIISLAEPLPLRLAFRLGLHASVDRLANFLLVMVSGASDAGQVVRPLHPIYGEVVRGMVPAARSARLLKQLQAVLAGVDMGEEGQLHLVSWSLALGVQVPEQELLYAAETANNRSDPRLALRAAAAAGRGALRIPARVQEARALLLLGEAGQATATLEGTLEQAADLRTVKQSMMVHVQLAQQSTSGTGWEVPLASQWNRAIDRLSGSQPAEAVEAARCGAQMLRLLSRVWAGEYAQTELELAEVLRKAHESADTEAILFAEAMTAEVQVATGRAQTALVHSTAAMELLPEATAGSKLLGPFILHRHLTALLWLGEWEQLQRSVASADSPVQRTLLHSGGVADFAMGLSHLRSNALHEAVKDFSAAVQASTGNDPEGILPLSLAMASFAAASLGQREAAGRLLAAAGRTPPRGPEQYRLLAEGILAGGRFALDSDGTYLQKLRDTAAAAQERSFTAVEFTLRHLSMRLGDFSEAGRLLKVTEGFEGPQALVLNRVTRAVVDQDSAALVALASDPEPELDLQLARQCLLEAQRLARRNNDRALLNRIHRLTGRHGGGNRGMLPELTRRERDVAALVAAGQRNAEIASSLNLSVRTVEGHIYRTYEKLGISRREELRERFPLLDRPSGGWNRTTPAE, translated from the coding sequence TTGAACGCACGGTCGCTGACGGGCAGGGATACCGTCCTCGCCTCCGTGCTCCAGAGCCTGCGCCGCCCCGCCGGCCACGGTGCCGCCGTGGCGGCGGAAGCCGGGCTTGGCAAAACTGCCCTGGCAACGGCTGCCGTCCAGGAGATGCAGGCAGAAATGCCCGTTTACTGGGTGTACTCCAGCCCCGCCCTGAAGTCCGTGCCGTACGGTGCACTGGCTGCCCTCCTGCCTGACCTCGCGCAAGGGCAGACTGGGTCTGCCCTTGCGGTGATGCGTGCCCTGATGGCTCGCATCATTCCCCAGGCACCCGCGGACGGAGCACCCGCGGTCCTGCCGGGCCCGGCACCGTTGGTGGTAGTTGACGACGCGCACGACATTGACGGTCCCAGCTTCGATCTACTCGTCCAGCTCCTTGACGCCCGCCACATCAGGCTGCTCGTCCTGACCCGGACCTTCCAGGACATTTCGGGCGTGCTGCCGCACGTGTGGGATGGTCAGGTGACCCGCCACCACCTCCTGCCGCTGGACGAACTGGAGGTCCTTCAGCTGTGCCAGCAGGAGCTCCAAGGCCAGGTCAGCACCACGGCCGCGGTTGAGCTGGCCCGCCTCACCGGTGGAAATCCCATGTACCTGCTCGCGTTGCTTGATGAGGCGGTGCGCAGCGGTTTCCTGGTCCAGCGGCAGGGCATCTGGGGAACGACGGACAGCGAGACGCCCGTCGGAGGACGCGTGGGAGACCTCGTCAAGGCCCAGATCAGGGGTCTGGGCCCGGAAGACCGCACGGCGCTGGAGATCATTTCGCTTGCTGAACCGCTGCCCCTGCGGCTTGCCTTCCGGCTGGGGCTGCATGCCTCCGTGGACCGTCTGGCGAATTTCCTCCTGGTGATGGTGTCGGGGGCGTCCGACGCCGGACAGGTTGTGCGTCCGCTGCACCCGATCTATGGAGAAGTTGTCCGGGGGATGGTTCCGGCTGCCCGCAGTGCGCGCCTGCTTAAACAGCTGCAGGCCGTGCTGGCAGGCGTGGACATGGGGGAGGAGGGGCAGCTCCACCTTGTCTCATGGTCCTTGGCGCTCGGGGTGCAGGTCCCGGAGCAGGAGTTGCTGTATGCCGCAGAAACGGCAAACAACCGATCCGATCCCCGGCTGGCGCTGAGGGCTGCCGCTGCTGCCGGAAGAGGGGCGCTGCGCATACCGGCACGCGTACAGGAAGCGCGTGCACTGCTGCTGCTCGGCGAAGCGGGCCAGGCGACGGCGACGTTGGAAGGGACACTCGAACAGGCAGCGGACCTTCGCACCGTGAAGCAGTCGATGATGGTGCACGTCCAGCTGGCGCAGCAGTCCACATCCGGGACCGGCTGGGAGGTTCCCCTGGCCAGCCAGTGGAACCGGGCAATAGACCGCTTGTCCGGGAGCCAGCCGGCGGAAGCGGTTGAGGCGGCCCGCTGCGGGGCACAGATGCTCCGCCTGCTGTCCCGGGTTTGGGCGGGCGAATACGCCCAAACGGAACTGGAACTGGCGGAGGTGCTCCGCAAAGCACATGAAAGCGCAGACACCGAGGCAATTCTGTTTGCCGAAGCGATGACGGCCGAGGTCCAAGTGGCAACGGGGCGCGCCCAAACCGCGCTCGTTCACAGCACCGCTGCCATGGAACTGTTACCGGAAGCCACTGCCGGTTCAAAGCTCCTTGGCCCGTTTATCCTGCACCGGCATCTCACCGCGCTGCTCTGGCTTGGGGAATGGGAACAACTGCAGCGATCCGTTGCCTCCGCGGATTCACCCGTTCAGCGCACGCTGCTGCATTCCGGCGGTGTCGCCGATTTTGCGATGGGCCTGAGCCACCTGCGTTCCAATGCCCTGCACGAGGCCGTGAAGGATTTTTCCGCTGCAGTTCAAGCATCGACCGGCAACGATCCCGAAGGAATCCTTCCGCTGTCCCTGGCAATGGCTTCCTTTGCCGCTGCGAGCCTTGGGCAACGGGAAGCCGCCGGACGGCTGCTGGCCGCCGCGGGAAGGACTCCGCCGCGGGGACCGGAGCAATACCGGCTTCTGGCCGAGGGCATTCTCGCCGGGGGACGGTTCGCACTGGACTCCGACGGCACTTACCTGCAAAAGCTGCGCGACACGGCGGCTGCGGCGCAGGAGCGTTCCTTCACAGCGGTGGAGTTCACCCTGCGCCACCTGTCCATGCGGCTCGGGGACTTTTCCGAGGCAGGCCGGCTGCTGAAGGTGACGGAGGGATTCGAGGGACCGCAGGCTCTGGTGCTGAACCGGGTGACCCGGGCCGTCGTCGACCAGGACAGTGCGGCGTTGGTGGCACTGGCCTCGGACCCGGAGCCGGAGCTTGACCTGCAGCTGGCCCGGCAATGCCTGCTCGAAGCCCAGCGGCTGGCCCGCAGGAACAACGACCGCGCCTTGTTGAACCGGATCCACCGGCTGACCGGACGGCACGGCGGCGGGAACCGCGGCATGCTTCCGGAGCTGACCCGGCGGGAGCGCGACGTTGCAGCCCTGGTCGCCGCCGGCCAGCGCAACGCCGAAATAGCCAGCTCGCTGAACCTTTCCGTCCGTACGGTCGAAGGGCATATCTACCGGACGTACGAAAAACTGGGGATCAGCCGCCGGGAAGAACTGAGGGAACGGTTTCCCCTGCTTGACCGCCCTTCCGGAGGCTGGAACCGGACCACTCCGGCCGAGTAA
- a CDS encoding LuxR C-terminal-related transcriptional regulator, which produces MEVAGRTLTPSSRDPGRETGNQLREPLLAQVENAVAGALEALSEDQSVVLTGAAGTGKSTAMAGILAGLGDRYSVLQLRGAASWAEKPFAGLFWLLSELPPESLSDPVYVLQFLRRVFQGKAAGRRLVLAIENVEDMDAATVAVLLQLCRTGSALMLATVRDLSACTSEFVRWWSEESVHREALGPLRPGGTRVLLEGLAGGTVSSRLVAQVQSRSRGNPLLSAVFLREQMDAGTVVRRRGIWVWTGSVSYSGALAERVEAETGGLSTAERFAADVLAVSGAVPILLLLQVADPRAVERLEQDLLVSSGSAGILRFKDPLLAEAAAALVPPGRAAEIRSRLASAQGQQAAEDNREPSHAAEMAAAWVAAQEAGKLSRSGRWTEASAAAQAGLELADRCGITGRWRRDLLSELFCVFLRCGELRHAADVLAKTGEAVEGMELRGGNDLCEGIVQVLGGRADRALDFLQRAIVQFEEEEGTEDLVPLAETAAAYACVLLDDGEAARGYLSAAGAGTGHRTGGANAPSAGARTFDWQTALTRSFSGLCAVHGVTIPGGDGEFTTVAADGGPEGFPEAMPVLAAAALHGRPGAAEELREAAAGCSGESAQMYLDLAEGLTALRPASLLRAAERAHGLGQYLMAHGAAGEAVRLARTQSDRVRLRAARRLENASYRLLRAANSVADRLPELSDFERELALGAAAGKSSSQLAGGLHLSPRTVDWHLGRIFQKLRVSGRAELRECLEAERPRN; this is translated from the coding sequence ATGGAAGTTGCCGGACGCACCCTGACTCCAAGCAGCCGGGACCCTGGAAGGGAAACGGGAAACCAACTTCGCGAACCCCTGCTGGCGCAGGTGGAAAACGCGGTTGCAGGAGCCCTTGAAGCATTGTCCGAAGACCAGAGCGTGGTGCTGACGGGGGCAGCAGGAACAGGCAAGTCCACCGCGATGGCCGGCATCCTGGCCGGCCTCGGCGACCGCTATTCGGTGCTGCAGCTGCGCGGGGCGGCCTCATGGGCAGAAAAACCCTTCGCCGGATTGTTCTGGCTGCTCAGCGAGCTGCCGCCTGAGTCACTGTCCGATCCGGTTTACGTGCTCCAATTCCTCCGGCGGGTCTTTCAGGGCAAGGCCGCCGGACGGCGTCTTGTTCTTGCAATCGAAAACGTTGAGGACATGGATGCGGCAACCGTCGCTGTCCTTCTCCAACTGTGCAGGACAGGCAGTGCCCTGATGCTGGCAACTGTCCGGGATCTCTCCGCCTGCACCAGCGAGTTCGTCCGATGGTGGTCCGAAGAGTCAGTGCACAGGGAAGCCCTGGGGCCGTTGCGTCCCGGCGGAACCCGGGTGTTGCTCGAAGGACTGGCCGGGGGAACGGTTTCCAGCCGGCTGGTGGCCCAGGTGCAGTCGCGGAGCCGGGGCAACCCGCTGCTTTCTGCCGTGTTCCTACGGGAACAGATGGACGCCGGGACAGTGGTTCGCCGCCGTGGAATATGGGTATGGACAGGATCGGTGTCATATTCCGGTGCCTTGGCCGAGCGGGTGGAGGCGGAGACCGGCGGGCTGTCCACGGCGGAACGGTTCGCTGCAGACGTGCTCGCGGTCAGCGGTGCCGTGCCTATTCTTTTGCTCCTGCAGGTTGCCGACCCGCGAGCGGTGGAACGGCTGGAACAGGATCTCCTGGTCTCCTCCGGATCGGCCGGTATCCTTCGGTTCAAGGATCCGCTGCTCGCCGAGGCTGCGGCGGCACTGGTCCCGCCGGGCCGCGCTGCAGAGATCCGGTCCCGGCTCGCGTCGGCCCAGGGGCAGCAGGCAGCCGAAGACAACCGGGAACCCTCACATGCTGCGGAAATGGCCGCTGCATGGGTAGCAGCGCAGGAAGCAGGGAAATTGTCCCGCTCCGGCCGGTGGACGGAAGCCAGCGCAGCCGCGCAGGCAGGGCTGGAGCTGGCGGACAGGTGTGGAATAACCGGTCGCTGGCGGCGGGACCTCCTGTCGGAGCTGTTCTGCGTGTTCCTGCGCTGCGGCGAGCTGCGGCATGCTGCCGATGTCCTGGCCAAAACAGGCGAGGCAGTCGAGGGAATGGAGCTTCGAGGAGGCAACGACCTGTGTGAGGGCATCGTGCAGGTCCTGGGCGGCCGCGCCGACCGCGCCTTGGATTTCCTGCAGCGGGCGATCGTGCAGTTCGAGGAAGAAGAAGGAACAGAGGACCTGGTTCCCCTCGCGGAAACGGCCGCGGCTTATGCATGCGTCCTGCTTGACGACGGCGAGGCGGCCCGCGGCTACCTTTCGGCGGCCGGCGCAGGCACCGGGCACCGTACGGGCGGTGCCAATGCTCCTTCCGCCGGCGCACGGACCTTCGACTGGCAAACCGCGCTCACCCGAAGCTTTTCCGGGTTGTGCGCCGTTCACGGAGTGACGATCCCCGGAGGCGACGGGGAGTTCACTACGGTCGCTGCCGACGGAGGACCCGAGGGCTTTCCTGAGGCCATGCCGGTGTTGGCCGCTGCGGCACTGCACGGCAGGCCCGGGGCAGCCGAGGAACTGCGCGAGGCAGCGGCCGGCTGCAGCGGGGAATCCGCGCAGATGTACCTGGATTTGGCCGAGGGGCTCACGGCGCTCCGTCCCGCCAGCCTGCTCAGGGCAGCGGAGAGGGCGCACGGCCTGGGCCAGTATCTGATGGCACACGGGGCAGCCGGCGAGGCAGTCCGCCTGGCACGCACGCAGTCTGACCGTGTGCGGCTCCGTGCAGCGCGTCGACTTGAGAACGCCAGTTACCGTTTGCTGCGGGCGGCCAACTCGGTGGCCGACCGGTTACCGGAACTGTCCGACTTTGAACGGGAGCTGGCACTCGGGGCAGCAGCAGGGAAGAGCAGTTCACAGCTGGCCGGTGGCCTGCACCTCTCGCCAAGAACAGTGGACTGGCACCTTGGCCGCATCTTTCAGAAACTACGTGTTTCGGGGCGGGCAGAACTGAGGGAGTGCCTCGAGGCGGAGCGCCCCCGTAACTGA
- a CDS encoding LuxR family transcriptional regulator: MQPHDDQPAFPRLTAADTPDAAAGTDARQQAQPAVVGREQVLEEILQNLSGGAQGTGCLLVGEAGIGKTAVMQHVLRNLQEDTYIVQVRGSVFAGRTPFGALTFLLSDLDPELSSHPVMILRGLTQLVSERSGGRPVLLSVDNAEELDEFSAMVLTQMVLNRSAGMLVAFRDFSSAPAEFAGLWRDGILERVDLEPLSVPETAAYLGSLLGGTVSRAAAAAVHDHAGGNPHLLALARTDFQDAGRLKLHNGSWILAPGEEIRGGRVAAAVMGNLADLPPAQTKLLQLLSMAQSLPLPVVLARLDNADLDALQEKGIVTLDARPVVDVLISNPVVARSVRASLTPARQRQLFEELAPALNTGLVLDPLVLARWLSAIGEEPALELVLRAARLATASGQPETAVRLLSEVIHGEESAGAVVELARARTAQGEYGAAMGVLARFRGSDSVPSGQDRIRLLLAEGKVMCIEATGLRDPRSAEAPAEPARMRHTDLFEQAEREIADLRDGNGGDTADLVRELALARAECHSAHGRFVANASYLADLDIPDAGFRILRAAWQAEAWSMTNRQDDAVEQAGKVERLLQGAELTAGNRARVVSRLLHTYALTGALPACERLLERSAAEGMEGTYAELAEGLLHAFAGKPEPALAALTPGVSQLTVSGPAAFLPLAAAAAAYCHALEGRSEEARRYLQVQRSAADGGPWTVRRGARHFAALTEAALGSETGSSRFSSLAAQDHRRGAYAYELLARFTAMRLGDEESLDDVLSVAANQEGDFASLCELYAKGLGNGDAQVLLRASEVAAGVGHVLLAREISEHALSIASGAGDRATVRFIHRSRRVAAPDSPTEAADEFLGALTARERSIARKAVAGTSNKKIAEELGISVRTVEGHLYQVYSKLHVGSRRELARTIAEQSGAKK; this comes from the coding sequence GTGCAGCCTCATGATGATCAGCCGGCCTTTCCCCGTCTTACCGCCGCAGATACGCCGGACGCGGCAGCGGGCACGGACGCCCGACAGCAGGCCCAGCCCGCCGTCGTCGGCAGGGAACAGGTACTGGAAGAAATACTGCAGAACCTGTCCGGAGGCGCGCAGGGAACCGGATGCCTGCTTGTGGGAGAGGCCGGTATCGGCAAGACCGCCGTAATGCAGCACGTGCTCCGCAACCTGCAGGAAGACACGTACATCGTGCAGGTCCGCGGCTCGGTATTTGCGGGGCGGACACCGTTTGGCGCACTGACGTTCCTGCTCTCGGACCTGGATCCGGAGCTTTCCAGCCATCCGGTGATGATCCTGCGCGGGCTCACGCAGCTGGTGTCGGAACGTTCCGGGGGCCGGCCGGTGCTCCTGTCCGTGGACAACGCAGAGGAGCTGGACGAGTTTTCCGCCATGGTGCTTACCCAGATGGTGCTTAACCGCAGTGCCGGCATGCTCGTGGCGTTCCGCGATTTCAGTTCGGCTCCGGCGGAATTTGCCGGCCTTTGGCGGGACGGCATCCTGGAGCGGGTGGATCTTGAGCCGTTGAGCGTACCCGAAACCGCTGCTTACCTCGGTTCCCTGCTGGGCGGTACGGTCTCGCGGGCAGCAGCAGCCGCAGTCCACGACCACGCCGGAGGGAACCCGCATCTGCTGGCACTGGCCCGAACAGACTTCCAGGATGCGGGACGGCTGAAACTGCATAACGGAAGCTGGATCCTTGCCCCGGGTGAAGAAATCCGCGGAGGGCGGGTGGCTGCAGCTGTCATGGGCAACCTCGCCGACCTGCCGCCCGCCCAGACCAAACTTCTCCAGTTGCTGTCAATGGCGCAGTCGCTCCCGTTGCCCGTGGTCCTTGCACGGTTGGACAACGCGGATCTGGACGCGCTGCAGGAAAAGGGAATCGTGACACTCGATGCCCGTCCCGTTGTTGACGTGCTGATCTCCAATCCCGTAGTGGCACGGTCCGTGCGGGCCAGCCTGACACCGGCGCGGCAGCGGCAGCTCTTCGAGGAACTTGCACCGGCGCTGAACACCGGCCTCGTCCTGGATCCGCTCGTCCTGGCCCGCTGGCTGAGTGCCATCGGCGAAGAGCCGGCCCTGGAGCTGGTGCTTCGGGCCGCCCGTCTTGCCACCGCCTCGGGGCAGCCGGAGACAGCTGTCCGGTTGCTTTCGGAGGTCATACACGGTGAGGAAAGCGCCGGGGCCGTCGTCGAACTTGCACGTGCACGCACAGCCCAGGGCGAATACGGGGCAGCAATGGGGGTGCTTGCGCGCTTCCGCGGCAGCGATTCGGTTCCGTCCGGCCAGGACCGGATCCGACTGCTGCTCGCTGAGGGCAAGGTGATGTGCATTGAAGCCACCGGACTGCGCGATCCCCGCTCCGCGGAAGCTCCCGCGGAGCCGGCCCGAATGCGGCATACGGATCTCTTTGAGCAGGCGGAACGGGAGATCGCTGACCTCCGTGACGGGAATGGGGGAGATACTGCCGATCTGGTCAGGGAACTTGCTTTGGCCCGTGCCGAATGCCATTCCGCTCATGGCCGGTTCGTGGCCAACGCCAGCTACCTGGCTGATCTGGACATCCCCGATGCGGGCTTCCGGATACTGCGTGCCGCCTGGCAGGCCGAGGCGTGGAGCATGACCAACCGCCAGGATGACGCCGTCGAGCAGGCGGGGAAGGTGGAGCGGCTGCTCCAAGGAGCGGAGCTTACTGCCGGTAACCGTGCCCGCGTGGTCAGCAGGCTGCTGCATACCTATGCGCTCACCGGGGCGTTGCCCGCCTGCGAGCGGTTGCTTGAGCGGTCTGCCGCCGAGGGCATGGAGGGCACGTACGCGGAATTGGCTGAAGGATTGCTGCATGCCTTCGCCGGCAAGCCGGAACCGGCGCTCGCCGCACTGACCCCCGGGGTCAGCCAGCTGACGGTTAGCGGACCCGCGGCGTTCCTTCCGCTCGCCGCTGCCGCGGCAGCGTACTGCCACGCTTTGGAGGGGCGCAGCGAGGAAGCGCGCCGGTACCTCCAGGTGCAGCGCTCGGCGGCGGACGGCGGCCCTTGGACGGTTCGCCGCGGTGCCCGGCACTTCGCGGCCCTGACCGAAGCAGCGCTTGGATCGGAGACCGGCAGTTCTCGTTTTTCCTCGCTCGCGGCCCAGGACCACCGGCGGGGGGCCTACGCCTATGAACTGTTGGCCCGGTTCACCGCCATGCGGCTGGGCGATGAGGAAAGCCTGGATGACGTCCTCTCGGTGGCGGCCAACCAGGAAGGGGACTTCGCCTCATTGTGCGAGCTTTATGCCAAGGGGCTGGGCAACGGGGACGCCCAGGTGCTGCTGCGGGCGTCTGAGGTGGCCGCCGGGGTCGGGCATGTGCTGCTGGCCCGGGAAATCTCGGAACATGCCTTGAGCATTGCCTCCGGAGCCGGGGACCGCGCCACCGTCCGGTTTATCCACCGCAGCCGCCGGGTGGCAGCTCCCGATTCTCCGACCGAAGCCGCGGACGAATTCCTTGGAGCACTCACCGCCAGGGAACGCTCCATTGCCCGGAAGGCCGTGGCGGGCACCAGCAACAAAAAGATCGCAGAGGAACTGGGCATCTCGGTCCGGACGGTCGAAGGACATCTCTATCAGGTGTACTCCAAACTCCATGTGGGAAGCCGGCGGGAACTGGCCCGAACTATTGCCGAGCAATCAGGGGCGAAGAAATGA